The proteins below are encoded in one region of Juglans microcarpa x Juglans regia isolate MS1-56 chromosome 4D, Jm3101_v1.0, whole genome shotgun sequence:
- the LOC121259798 gene encoding ER membrane protein complex subunit 10: protein MSTFHLLFILSILFSPTLAFRSDELLIDDEEFGLEGGVQAQPLSPDLVNTRSSPPPATATKTTRKKYSDSDSDSKIQFLLEHAFGDSEFSSAGTFTARLKTWNHGGQTLTKLRFSRNAFTDLEKEKFQNLLKGDDFYKIRLPSNVLSPPGREYIISSVKARCLPREGLDEHFVIHMEGGNILAVNYGTPGACSHPRQLKLPAKWSFNSHTVLKNSEQAPRAPVFSEDLLGGETGEGEAVKPPERSFWAKYWMYLIPLGLIVMNAITQAMNMAEEPAGGQPSQQGTTAVQRGPTAVRRR, encoded by the exons ATGTCTACGTTCCACTTGCTTTTTATACTCTCTATCTTGTTCTCTCCAACTCTCGCCTTCCGATCCGATGAGCTCCTCATCGACGACGAGGAGTTCGGCCTGGAAGGAGGAGTGCAGGCGCAACCTTTGTCCCCTGATCTGGTGAACACCCGATCATCCCCACCTCCAGCAACGGCAACGAAGACGACACGCAAGAAGTATTCCGACTCGGATTCGGACTCCAAGATCCAGTTTTTACTCGAGCACGCCTTTGGAGACTCCGAGTTCTCATCTGCTGGGACCTTCACTGCTCGCCTCAAAACTTGGAACCACGGCGGTCAG ACACTAACAAAGCTGCGCTTTTCAAGAAATGCTTTTACCGATTTGGAGAAGGAGAAGTTTCAA AATCTACTGAAAGGAGATGACTTTTATAAGATTAGACTGCCATCCAATGTTTTGAGTCCTCCTGGGAGGGAATATATTATTTCCTCGGTGAAAGCA AGATGTCTTCCACGAGAAGGTttggatgaacattttgttATACACATG GAAGGTGGAAATATCTTAGCCGTTAATTATGGTACCCCTGGGGCATGCTCACATCCCCGTCAACTGAAACTT CCTGCAAAGTGGTCTTTCAATTCGCACACGGTTTTGAAGAACAGTGAGCAGGCACCAAG AGCTCCTGTATTTTCTGAAGATTTACTTGGTGGGGAGACTGGAGAAGGTGAAGCTGTAAAGCCACCAGAGCGGTCCTTCTGGGCTAAATAT TGGATGTACCTGATCCCTCTTGGACTGATTGTCATGAACGCAATAACCCAAGCAATGAATATGGCAGAGGAGCCAGCTGGTGGCCAACCGTCACAGCAAGGGACTACTGCAGTTCAGCGTGGGCCAACTGCTGTCCGGAGAAGATGA